In a single window of the Nicotiana tomentosiformis chromosome 10, ASM39032v3, whole genome shotgun sequence genome:
- the LOC104108673 gene encoding LOW QUALITY PROTEIN: uncharacterized protein (The sequence of the model RefSeq protein was modified relative to this genomic sequence to represent the inferred CDS: deleted 1 base in 1 codon; substituted 1 base at 1 genomic stop codon) yields the protein MNLRVKMLLLVGIQRVTRTMVRNEDEGSDDGEDEGSDEYDEEQGKTQTIKDWEQSDDDIIDTELEDDDKGFGDDGKKVVKIKGHKEVSIKGKQVGTLQTEKEKVNVKHRQNELPYTIEAPKTLEEFNSLIDNCSDDQVMEAIRRIRAFNAITVAAENKKKMQVFYGVLLQYFAVLANKKPLNFKLLNMLVKPLMEMSAATPYFAAICARQRLQRTRAQFCEDLKNTGCWPSLKTIFRLRLWSMIFPCSDFRHCVMTPAILLMCEYLMRCPIICGRDIAIASFLCSLLLLWISTSCPEAIVFIQTLLMAALDRKQRSNSQLEIKELGSLLCIRSSKVEMDSLDFLTLMDLLEDSQYFHSFSFRASMLVAVLETLQGFVNVYKELISFPEILMPISKLLCKLAGENHIPDALREKIKDVSQLIDTKAQELYMLRQPLKKRKKKPVSIRMLNPKFEANFVKGRDYDPDREHAEMKKLTKRLKQEAKGAARELVKDNRFLAEAKEREKALXLAEEKYEKHGKNLAFLQEQEHAFKSGQLGKGRKRRR from the exons ATGAACTTGAGAGTGAAGATGCTGCTTCTAGTGGGGATTCAGAGAGTGACGAGGACGATGGTGAGGAATGAGGATGAAGGAAGTGACGATGGGGAAGATGAAGGAAGTGACGAGTATGATGAAGAACAAGGAAAGACACAGACTATTAAGGACTGGGAGCAAAGTGACGATGATATTATTGATACCGAGCTAGAGGATGATGACAAAGGCTTTGGTGATGATGGTAAGAAGGTGGTGAAAATAAAGGGCCATAAGGAGGTATCCATCAAGGGAAAACAAGTTGGCACTTTACAAACCGAAAAAGAAAAAGTGAACGTGAAGCATCGGCAAAACGAACTTCCCTATACAATTGAAGCCCCCAAAACCCTTGAGGAGTTTAATTCATTGATAGACAATTGTTCTGATGATCAAGTTATGGAAGCAATTAGGAGAATTCGTGCATTCAATGCAATAACTGTCGCAGCagagaataaaaagaaaatgCAA GTTTTTTACGGGGTATTGCTGCAATATTTCGCTGTGTTGGCAAATAAGAAGCCATTGAATTTCAAGCTTTTAAATATGCTTGTAAAGCCGCTGATGGAGATGAGTGCAGCGACTCCATACTTTGCAGCTATATGTGCTCGCCAAAGGCTACAAAGGACAAGGGCACAGTTTTGTGAAGATCTTAAGAATACAGGTTG TTGGCCATCTTTGAAGACCATCTTTCGGTTGAGGCTTTGGTCCATGATATTTCCATGCTCTGATTTTCGCCATTGTGTCATGACTCCTGCTATACTACTAATGTGTGAATACCTTATGCGGTGTCCCATCATTTGTGGAAGAGATATTGCAATTGCTTCCTTCTTGTGCTCTTTGCTTCT CTTATGGATATCAACTTCTTGCCCTGAGGCTATAGTATTTATTCAAACTTTGCTGATGGCGGCTTTAGACAGAAAACAGCGGTCTAATTCCCAG TTGGAGATCAAGGAACTTGGGTCTTTGCTTTGTATACGCAGTAGCAAAGTGGAGATGGATTCTTTAGATTTTCTTACGCTGATGGACTTACTAGAGGACTCTCAGTATTTCCACA GTTTCTCATTCAGGGCCAGCATGCTTGTAGCAGTTCTGGAAACACTGCAAGGATTTGTAAATGTATATAAGGAACTTATTTCTTTTCCTGAGATTCTCATGCCAATTTCAAAATTATTATGCAAATTGGCTGGAGAAAATCATATTCCAGATGCATTAAGGGAGAAAATCAAGGATGTTTCCCAATTAATTGACACGAAGGCTCAGGAACTTTACATGCTGCGTCAACCACTGAAAAAGCGGAAGAAAAAGCCCGTGTCCATCAGGATGCTTAATCCGAAATTTGAGGCGAA CTTTGTCAAGGGTAGAGATTATGATCCAGATCGTGAGCATGCTGAAATGAAAAAGTTGACGAAACGTCTGAAACAGGAAGCTAAAGGTGCTGCGCGTGAACTGGTCAAGGATAATAGGTTCTTGGCCGAGGCGAAGGAAAGAGAAAAGGCCCTA TAGCTAGCCGAAGAAAAGTATGAGAAACATGGGAAAAATCTTGCTTTTCTTCAAGAACAAGAGCATGCATTTAAATCAGGGCAATTGGGTAAGGGCCGGAAGAGAAGAAGATGA